The sequence GTTTATATATGTTTTGCGAAACTTTGTTGATTACAAACTAAAATTAGATCTATAGAGTCAGTAACAAACAACCGTTGTATTTATCAGACAACTCATTCAGTTGGTTTGTGGTTTTAGATATTTGAATAAGCTAGTTACCAATGTCTTTTTTACGAAATAAAGCACTAGAGTTTTACCTCGAAAATGACATTGTCCTGTGTTTGTTAATTAACCAATAACTATGAGTCTTATGGAAATAGTGTACCTAGAAGATAGCTCGGTTAATTCGAATGTGCCTCCTGTATTAAATGCAAACATAAACGAAGTCTATTTGATTGATAGGGTTACGTCGCTGGTTGATGCAATAAAACGTCTTGAGCAATATCCGCGTTATCAGGCAGTTCTTCTTGATTTTAAACTTCCAGCTAAAGACAGTTTGGAATTATTGAGTTATATACGATCAAACGGCATACCGCTAGCAGTGATTGTTATAACCGAAACAAGTGATTTTGAATCAGTAATAACTGCATTTAAAGCCGGTGTAGATGATTATTTATCAAATGATACAGACTTTGAAACTCATTTTCCGGTTAAGCTAAAAGCCGTGTTGACACGATCAAATGAGCGTAAAGATGAAAGTTATTTTTATGAAAAGAAGGTGGAAATTCTGAAAAAAGTAAAAGATCAATCTGAATTATCACTTGAACAACAGACATTAAAAGCTTCGCCTGATAGGCTGAGGAATTTGTTGGCTGCCAGCCCGATTGTTTTGTACACATTGAAGATTAACGATTCAACGTACAGCACCAGTTGGATAAGCGAAAATATTGTTAAGGATTTCGGTTATAGTCAGATAGAGGCGTTAGCCCAGGATTGGTGGATAAAAAAAATTCATCCGGACGACAGAAAAAGAGTGATAGTAAAAGTTGATTCTCTTCTTGCTGAAGGTCACTCTGTTCTTGAATACCGGTTTTTTAATAAACAAGGTGAGTTTCGTTGGGTTCGCGACGACTTTAATGTTTTATATGATGATAACGGTGAGCCGGTCGAGATTTTAGGCGCATGGTTGGACATAACTGAACAAAAATTGGCGCTAGAGGCATTAAAGCGATCTGCTGCGGTCTTTGAAAATACCAAGGACGGTGCAGTAATTACGGATCTTTCATCGATCATTGTGGCCGTGAATCCGGCGTTTTGTGAAATCACCGGTTACAAGGCTGAAGAGGTTTTGGGTAAGTGCACGAGTATCCTTAGGTCCTGCCGGCATGACAATAAGTTTTACCATGATTTATGGGAAGATTTAATTAACAATGGTCACTGGCAGGGGGAGATTTGGAATCGACGAAAAAATGGCGAGCTATATCCCCAGTTTCTAAGTATCAGCACTATTCATGACGAGTTAGGCCACGCTTCGAATTATGTGGGTGTTTTTACTGATATCAGCCAAATAAAACAGTCAAAAGAACGCCTGGAACATTTAGCTCATTATGATCCACTGACGCATTTACCTAACCGCTTGTTGATACAGTCAAGACTAAAACATGCACTTGAAGTTGCTCAGCGTCATGATAATCGCATAGCGGTTTTATTTATTGATCTGGATCATTTTAAAACGGTTAATGACAGCATGGGTCACCCGATAGGTGATGAATTACTGGCAACGGTCGCACAACGATTAAATAAGCGGCTCAGAGAGGAAGACAGTTTAGGGAGATTGGGTGGAGACGAGTTTTTAGTGGTCATTGAACAAATGGAAAAAACGCTGGATGCCGTCGAATTGGCTTTATCGCTATTAGATCGTATTGCGGAACCTTTTACCTTAAGTAATGGCCAGACGGTTTTTATTGGCGCAAGTATTGGTATCAGTTTGTTTCCGGATGATGCGGACTCTGTGACTGAGTTGATTCAGCATTCCGATTCGGCGATGTATCTGGCTAAAAATCAGGGGCGAAATACCTACCGGTTTTATACGGAAGATCTTACGCGCTTGGCAAATGAACGCCTTAATTTGGAAAGCCGTTTAAGACGTGCGCTGGAAAGAAAAGAGTTCTTTTTACAATATCAGCCTTTAATTGCCGATTTGACGCATGAAATTGTCGGTGTTGAGGCGTTATTGCGTTGGAATGATCCAGAGTTTGGGATTATTTCACCTAATCAATTCATTCCGTTGACTGAAGAAACCGGGCTGATCATCATATTAGGCGAGTGGGTTCTGCTTAATGCATGCGCACAAGCTAAAGCATGGCTGGATAACGGTCGTCCTCCTCTGTATGTCGCTGTAAATTTATCACCGGTTCAATTTAGAAATCAGGATATGGTCTGTCTGATAAAAAAAGCACTGGATGAAACCGGACTGCCGGCAGAATATTTGGAACTAGAAATTACAGAAGGCATTTTAATGGAGCAAGCGGATCAGGCTCTGATAACCCTGGCAAATTTAAAGACATTAGGCGTAAGTCTTGCTGTGGATGATTTTGGAACAGGTTATTCATCACTTTCTTATCTGAAGCGTTTTCCTTTGGACAAGCTCAAAATTGACCGGAGTTTTGTTGATGGTTTGGGAACTGACGAAAATGATCAGGCGATAGTAAAAGCAGTAATCGCAATGGGCCACAGTCTTGGAATCAAAACATTGGCGGAAGGTGTAGAGACAACTCAGCAACTCAACATACTCAAGCAGTTAGGTTGTCAATTTTATCAAGGGTATTTGTTCGGTAAACCTATGATGCCTGGGGATATTGAAAAAGTTGAAAAAATTTATTTATGATTTAGGCACGTTATTTAATTCGCACTACATTGCTATGGCTTAGCCAATAATGCATTGGTTTCGGCCATTGTTTTTTGCCTGATACAAAGCTTGGTCTGCTCTTTCGAAGACGGTCTCCGGGACATCGTTATCTTTGAAATCACTGATGCCGCTGGAAATGGTAATTTCAATTGTTTTACCACTCGATAAAAAACGAGTCCTTTCTATAATCATTCTTAATTTATTGGCGAGAGTTAGTGCTGACTCACTGTCAGTATTTGGCAGCAACATAGTGAACTCCTCTCCGCCAAAACGACATAGGAAGTCAGAATTACGGCAATTTTCACTCAATAATTGCGCTATGATCTTAAGCGTTTTATCACCAGCCTTATGTCCGAATGTGTCATTGATTTTTTTAAAATTATCGATATCCCAAATAATGAGTGACAGCGGTGTTTTATAACGAAGCCAGCGTGAAAATTCGGTTTCCATGCGTTCATCGAAAGAAATACGATTACCTATGCCGGTAAGCGGGTCTCGTAATGCCTTATTGTGAGCCATCACTAAACTTGATTTGAGTTCTACAGCTTCGGTTTCCATTTTCAGAATACGGCAGCTAAGCTCATCCAATTGCTTTTCTGCAAATAGCCTCTGTTGTTCTTCTTGTTCACGATGCAGCTTTATTTGTTGAGCTATGGCTTCAAGCCGCATACTAATGATTTGTTTTAATGGATCAAGATTGGTTGCACTTGCGGATGTTTTTTGCAAGTCTTGCATCTGCTCGGCGACAAACTGATCCAGTTTGTTTCGGCTTAATGTGGATTGGTGTGAAGCGGCATTGGCATCACTGGCTTGTAAGCCCAGTTCAGTCAGTTGATCGGTGATATAAGACAAAAACTCCTGAATATCATTTTGTTCCAATTCCATGTGATTTTTGATGGAAACCAATAAAGACACAAACTGATTTAACAGTGATTTAAGCGACGCAGCATTATGAGATGTTTGTAGCTGATCTCGCAGAAGCTGTGCTCGTGCCTCAAACTCAAAGGGAACTTCAAGGTCGTTGAGTAAAATCAACAATTGGCTGCATACCGTTTTTGTTGCAATTCTCTCCGTTGAATCTACAGATTCCGGGGCATGTAGTTCTTTGCTATCGCTGGTGGGTTCTGTGACTGCCAATAGTGCATTGAACAAATCATTGCGAGATTTAAACTCATTATGATGTTGTTTCTTCTCAATTTGCCTGAATGCTTCAACTTTCGTTTCATCTGAATAAAGCGTAACCAGAAATTCGAATAGCAAGGATGTGACTTCCGCACTATCCGGCTCCTCAATTTCATTCAGCGTTAAAACTGCTCTGGTCAGTGCTTCTAAATCTTGTTTTAGCTGGGTATTTTGTAATCCGGATTTAACAGCGTTATAAATCTTGTCGATGTAGGGATCAAGGGGCTTTTGGAAGCCCTTTGCGATTAAAGCCAGTCTTACAACTGTTTTACAGAGAAGTTCTTCATTCTCAACGCTCAGTTTTTCGGCTAATTCTTGCTGATCGAGAAGGTTTAGGTACTTCTCTTTCCATTTATCTTCATCACTTTTATTAAAAAAGTTCATAAAGCTGACCTCTGCAATAGTAAGCTTTTACGTAAGCTCGGCAGTTGAAATGATGAGGCGCATTTTGAGTGGTATAGGGACACGTTGCCATACTCAATGAATTACAATTATTTGTTAAATCCGGATGGTAAATACCTTTTTGCCGTTTGTTTATTATGGTAAAGAGGAGGTTCAGCTTAATCTTTATTAAAAAACTACTGCCCGCTTTCCTGTTTAATCAACTGATTCATTACGTTGATCATGTTCTCTTGCGATTTGGCAAGAGGTCCATTCGTTTTATATTTACCATTGATAATAATAGCAGGTACGCCAGTAATACCATAACGAGGGGCTAAAGCTTTAGCTTGCCGAACTTTGGCATCGACAAGAAAAGAGCCATATGCATTTTTAAAGTCCGCTTCGCTAACGCCATGAGAAGTAAAAAATTTAAGCAACGCTTCCTCAGTATCTAAAGTTTGTTTTTTGTTCTGAATGGCATCAAAAAAATCGGCATGAACTTTGTCAACAACCCCTAGCGCTTCAGCCGTGAAATAAGCTTTTGCGTGTTTTTCCCATAAGCTGCTAAATACAGCAGGCATACGGATGAACTCAACGTTATCGGGCTTGCTTTTAAGCCATTTGTTTAAATCGGGCTCCAAATGGTAGCAGTGAGGGCAGCCGTACCAAAAGAACTCAATGATTTCTATTTTGTCAGGATTTTGAGTGGGCTGTGCCGGACTTATTACTTCGTAGCCCTGATTTTCAGCCTGCAGTAATGTTGAAAAACCTAACAAAAAAAACATAAGCAGTATGTTACGAGTTTTTTTAATAAGCATTGAATGATCTCCAGTTGTTTAGTTGGGGCAGATTATTAGCTACTAAGCTTTTATTAAAGGTGTTGAATTTATAGAAAATCCAGATTTATCAAACTGACTGACCGGGCTGGTATGTTAAAGAAAAGCGTTAGGTTGGGTCTGTATTCGACGGAGCAAAGTAAATGGGCGGCTTTATAATAATCAAGAAAAATATTAGTGCTAATAACAAATACATTTATTGCTGAGATTCAAACAGTGCTTGAATCTCAGCGTGGGTACAGCAGGCTATATTCTAAAAGAGCTCGGGCTTTTTTAAGGTTTCATCATGGAAATATAATAGGATACCGATTTGATCTCTTTTTCAGTCATTTTTTTAGCAATCATATGCATCATATTGTCAGGGTTATTGCTACGCTCCCCTGATTTAAAATCGTTCAAGGTTTTTATCAGGTAATCAGCATGTTGCGATTTAATCGCAGGAAAAGCAGCCGGTTTGTTACCTTCACCAAAGGGGCCATGGCAAGCGATGCATGCGGAGACTTCTCTTTTAATATCGCCATTACGGTATAAATCGCTGCCTTCGGCAATCAATTGGTTGATGTCGCTCTCAGCTGCTTTGTTGGGATCCGCTTCGGCTTGATCATCTTCATTTACTTCGAGAGTAGGTAAGGTATTTGCCGAAATCTTTTTTGAATTGTAATAAGCCGCGATGTCCTCGATATCCTCATCACTCAAACCCATAGCCAGAGGATTCATCATGGCATTAACCCGAGTACCGGCCTTGAAAGCTTTTAATTCTTTAATCAAGTAAGAAGAATGCTGCTGTGCAAGCTTGGGGAATGTTGATACCATGCTGTTACCGTCTTCGCCGTGGCATCCAGCGCAAGCGGCGGCTTTTTCTTTACCCGCGTTACTATTGGCTTCGGCATGTAACAAGTTGGGTGTTAACGCAGATGCCAGAGAAATTGAAAGTGCCAGCAGTTTTTTCTTCATCAGATTCCCCTTCGGAAAAAATAATCAGTGATGTTAGTCTTGATAAGTGTAAAGGTATGAATTACAAGGCTTATAGGCGCTCAAGCTCTTTGTTTTGGTCGAAATTCTACTCTAATTAGTAAGGCTTAGCGAGACAACGATGAATCCAGTTTATCATCAAGCAAAATTTATTAACAGCGCGCCGGATTTACGCAGTGCTCCTGAGGACAAAGGCCTCGAAATAGCATTTGCAGGCCGTTCAAACGCAGGAAAATCAAGTGCGATCAATACGCTCACTTCACAAAAATCTTTAGCAAGAATAAGCAAGACACCAGGCCGTACCCAGTTGCTTAATTTTTTTGCTATTGACGAGCATAAACGCTTTGTCGATTTACCGGGTTATGGCTATGCCAAGGTACCGGTCCAAGTCAAAAAGAAATGGCATGTGATGATTGAAAGTTATTTAACCGGTCGCAAGGCGCTGTGCGGCATTGTTTTGGTTATGGACGTTCGGCATCCCATGATGGAATTTGATAAGCAGATGGTTGACTGGTGCAGGCACGCCAAAATACCTTTGCATATCTTGCTGACCAAATCGGATAAATTAAATTATGGCGCGGCCAAAAATACGTTATTGAGTGTTCAAAAAGAGCTAGCGAATTCTGAAATACAAGTTTCCGTGCAGCTATTTTCAGCACTTAAAAAAGTTGGGATTGATGAAATTCACGGGCTGCTGGATCAATGGTTCAATCCGGATCCATTAAATGAATAAGATAATTGAGGGATCAAAAAAAAGCCCCCAGAGTAATAGTGCTGGGGGCTAGAGGAAAGGAACCGGATCATTGAGGGGGGAACGTCTGATCCGGTTCAGCGTATGGGTAACGCGTAACGGTGAGATAAAAGGTTTTTAAAAAAGTTCCAAAAAATATTTTATTTTTACTAATGGGCTTCATCCCAATTATTCCCACTACCTATATCGACAATCAGCGGAACATCAAGTTGAGCCGCCGAGCACATAATCGAGCGAATCCGGTCTACGCATTGATTTAGATCGGCCGCCGCTATCTCAAAAACCAATTCATCGTGTACTTGCATAATCATTTTGGCATCAGGCTTATCATGTTGAAGCCACTCATCCACCGATATCATTGCGCGTTTAATAATATCGGCAGCAGTACCTTGCATAGGTGCGTTGATGGCCGTTCTCTCGGCGTATTGACGGCGAGCGGCATTGCGAGAATTAATTTCGGGCAGGTAAAGCCTGCGGCCGAACAAGGTTTCTACATAGCCCTGTTCTTTGGCAACTGCTTTGATTCTTTCCATATACTGTTTTACTCCGGGATAACGGGCAAAATATAAATCAATATACGATTGGGCCTGACCACGCGACAAGCCGAGCTGTTGCGCTAAGCCGTAAGAAGACATGCCGTAAATCAGCCCAAAATTGATGGCTTTGGCGGAACGCCTCAAATCCGATGTTACGTGTTCCAATGAAACACCAAAAACCTCAGCCGCCGTGGCACTGTGGATATCCTGTCCTTGCGAGAATGCTGCCAGTAATCCCGAGTCAGCCGATAAATGGGCCATAATGCGCAGTTCGATTTGGGAGTAATCTGCTGCGACGATTTTATAACCGTCAGGTGAGATGAATGCCTGGCGGATTCGGCGGCCTTCGCTACTGCGGATCGGGATATTCTGCAGGTTAGGATCCGAGGAAGATAGCCTTCCTGTTGCCGCTACCGCCTGGTGGTATGAGGTATGAACCCGGCCAGTTTTGGGGTTGATCTGCTGCGGTAATTTGTCGGTATACGTGGATTTGAGCTTACTCAGGCTACGGTAGTCCAGAATCAGTTTGGGTAGCGGGTAGTCAATTGCGAGTTCCTGCAGCACCGATTCCTCAGTGGATGGTTGACCTTTGGGCGTCTTTTTGATAACCGGTATGTTCATCTGATCATAAATGATCGATTGTATTTGTTTGGGGGAGCCCAGGTTGAAGGTTTTACCGGCCAGATTGTGAGCATGTTGTTCAATGGAAGTAATCTGACCGGCCAGTTCCAGGCTGTGTTGAGCCAGCATCGCACAATCAATCAGAACACCCTTTCTTTCGATGCGGGACAAGACACTCAGCAACGGGACTTCTATGTCCTTATATAACGCCAGCAGCGCGGGTTGCTCTTTCAGTTTAGCGCTGAGAACGTGATGCAGTCTCAGGGTGATATCGGCGTCTTCAGCGGCATAAGGCGTGGCTTGCTCCAGCGTCACTTCCCGGAATGAAATCTGTTTGACGCCTTTTCCTGTCACATCTTCATAATGAATGGTGGTTAAGCCCAGATACTCTTTTGCTAAATCGTCCATGTTGTGTTTTGTTGCTGTGCTGTTTAACACATAAGATTCAAGCATCGTATCTTCAGTGATGCCTTTCAGTTCTATGTCGTAATTGGCGAGTACATTCGCGTCATACTTCAGATTTTGGCCTAGCTTGGATTTTTCAGGGTTTTCGAGGAGCGGACGCAATTTTTCCAATATCGTGGCTCTATCCAGCTGTTCTGGAACATCCGGATAATCATGCGCTAAGGGTACATAAGCCGCCTTGCCGGATTCTATTGCGAAAGACACACCGACAATTTCTGCCTGACTGTAGTCCAGACTGGTTGTTTCAGTATCAAATGCAAACAGAGAAGCCTGATTCAATTGTTCAAACCAGCGGTTGAAATCCTGATCAGTCAAAATAGTTTCATAGTGCCGTTCAACAGGCGGACAATCCTCGATTAAAGTTTCAGGACTGGCTCGACTCACATCGCTGGTGTTGTTCAATTGTTTAAGCCAGGACAAAAGACCGAGTTCAGTAAGTTGAGATTTTAAATCGTCTTTGTCAATGGGCCTGATTTTCAAATCATCCAATTCATAATGCAAAGGAATATCGCATTTTATCGTCGTCAGCACTTTTGAAAGAGGCAGCTGATCGATACTGGCGCGCAAATTTTCACCGATTTTTCCGGTTATCTGATCGGCATGGGCTACCAGGTTTTCCAGTGTTCCGTATTCAGTCAGCCATTTGGCGGCCGTTTTCGGACCCACCTTGGGTACGCCTGGAATGTTATCAACGCTGTCCCCCATTAACGCTAGATAATCAATGATTTGTTCAGGCTTTACGCCGAATTTTTCGATCACCCCTTGAATATCGGTGCGAGTATTGGACATGGTATTGTCCAGCGTAATGTGGTCCGATACTAATTGTGCCATGTCTTTATCGCCCGTCGAGATGACGACTTTGAAATCGCGCTGTTCAGCTTGCCGGGCAAGCGCTCCGATAACGTCATCGGCTTCAACGTCCGGTTCCATGATTAACGGTAAGCCCATACATTGTATCAGCCGATGCAGCGGTTCGATTTGCACCCTTAAATCATCAGGCATAGTCGGCCGGTGGGCTTTATATTGATCAAATAAGTCATGACGGAAGGTTTTTCCCGGGGCATCGAAAATTACCGCAATGTATTCGGTTGGGTAATCATTCATTAACTTGCGCAGCATGTTCGTCACACCGTAAATCGCATTGGTCGGTAACCCTTGAGGACTGGTCAATGGCGGTACCGCATGATAAGCGCGAAACAAAAATGAGGAACCGTCGATAAGAACTAGATAGGGTGATTGCTGTTGAGACATGGCGTATGAAGGTTTCAGGGGGGGCTCGATGCTAAGCCGGCGGAATCAGGTTTTGCGCTTAACTGCAGTGATGGTGGGCAATTGACTGATCCTGCTCAGCACCTGGCTCAGTTGAGCGGTATTTTCAATCAGAATTGACATATACAATATCGCAGATAAATCGGTATGAGTTCTCAATGACGCATCAGTAATATGAACTTTTGATTGGAACAAAATCTGCGAGACATCGTTTAACAGGGTTTGGCTATTATAAGCATGGATAACGATGGGCACGATATGGCGGGTTTGCTGCCCACTATTCCACTCGGCAGCAATGAGCTGTAACTTCTTTTCCGGATCAAGTGCCAAGATATTAGGGCAATTGCGGCGGTGGATGGTAATACCTCTTTTATGAGAAATAAAACCAATAATATTGTCTCCTTTGACAGGAGAGCAGCATTTTGCAAGCGATGTTTCAATGTTGTCGATACCGCCGACAGTTATTTGTGACCTGGGCAGGTTTTTTTGGGGACTGTATCTTAGCTGTGCGGGTTCCAGTTCAGGTATTTGCAGCGCATGAGCGATTTGTTGAACACTGATGTCACCGCGGCCCAAGGATTCAAAAAAGAAGTTGCTATCTTCCATTTTGAAATGCTTAATCAATTCGTCGAGGTTCAGTGCTTTAACCCCCAGACGTTTCACTTCCTTATCTAATAGCTGTTTACCGATAGTGATGTTTTCGCATTGCTTTTGTTGCTTAAACCAGCTTTTTACTTTACTGATGGCACGGGATGTTTTCAGATAGCCCAAGCTGGGATCTATCCAGTTCAGATTGGGGTAACCGTTTTTGACGGTGATAATTTCTACCCGTTGGCCGGATTTAAGCTGATAGGTAAGCGGTCTTATCTGGCCGTCAACTTTAGCTCCGCGGCAGCTATGCCCGATCTCCGTGTGGATGGCATAAGCAAAGTCCAGTGGTGTGGCTCCTTTGATCAGGTCAACCAGTTTTCCCGCTGGAGTTAATACAAACACTCTATCGGTGAATAATTCAGTACGGAAATTTTCGATCAGAATGGCATTATTATCACGCTCATCGAGAAGCTTACGCAATGAAGCAATGTTTTTTGCGGTTGCAGCATTGTGCTGACTGCCTTCTTTATAACGCCAATGGGCTGCCACACCGAGTTCAGCAAATTCATGCATATCGCGTGTCCGGATTTGGACTTCTATCCGGTTTCCCTGAGTATCAAGAATGACAGTATGCAAAGACTGATAGCCATTTTCTTTGGGGTTTGCTATGTAATCATCAAATTCTTTAGGGATGTATTGCCAAAGGCTGTGCACCAGCCCTAGTACTGAATAACAGGTAGCCATATTGTCAACGATAACGCGCACGGCCAACAGGTCGTACAAATCTTCAAACGCCAGATTTTTCCGGAACATTTTGTTCCAAATGCTGTAGATGTGTTTAGGCCTTCCATAAACCTTGGCGTTAATATGTTCATTTTCCAGCGCTTGAGATAATGTTTCTTTGAAGGATTGAATACAGGCTTCCCGCTGATTCCTGTTGTCCGCCAGAGACTTTGCAATGAAGCGGTAGTTTTGAGGATCAAGATAACGGAAAGCCAGGTCTTCCAATTCCCATTTGAATTGATTTATCCCCAGCCGGTTTGCCAGTGGCGCGTAAATATCCAGTGATTCTTGCGCAATAAAACGGCGCATATCGTAATCTTCACTGTGAAGATTACGTAACCTTTGAATACGGTATGCAAGTTTAATCAGTACCGCCCGGACATCATGGGTCATGGCCAGCAACATTCGCCGTAATATCTCTGCCTGATTGGGCTGATTGGCCATTTCCAGGTTGTATACGGTTAATTTGTTAAGCCAGTTGACATCTTTAACAAGGGCGGCGACGATCGAGCCGAATTTTTTTTCAATGTCAGGTTCGCTAATACGTCCAGCGATACGCGAGTCGCTAAGGAGAGCGGCCAAAATGGTCTCCACATCGATGTGTACTGCCATCAATATCATGGCTACATCAATCCCTCTGGGCCTGAGGCTGGGCGGGCTCGCATCAGTCTGACTGACAATGGCGAGAGCCTTCTCTATTTTCAGCGAATCGGTTTGCGAAAAGCCGCTCATCAATTGCTGAACTGAAATTATAGTTTTGTCCATGGTCAGATTTTAACGGATTCGAAAAACTTGGCAATCATGTTAGTCTACAGCCATTTTATTACTAAAATATGTTTTTAACTTTAAACCGGATTGATAAGGGTTAGATATCAGTTATGAAAATTACCGTATTTGGCAGTGGCTATGTGGGCTTGGTAACGGGGACTTGTTTGGCGGAAGTCGGCAATGATGTTATTTGTATGGATGTGGATCAGGTAAAAACAGAAAAGCTGAAACAAGGAATTATTCCTATCTTTGAGCCTGGATTGGACGCCATGGTAAAGGAAAACCAAGCAGCCGGGCGATTACGTTTTACTTCAGATGCAAAGGAAGCGGTTGAACACGGTCTGTTTCAGTTTATTGCCGTTGGCACACCGCCGGATGAAGATGGTTCTGCAGACCTGCAATATGTATTGGCGGTAGCCAAAAGCATCGCAGAACACATGGAAGGTTATCGAGTTGTCATAGATAAGTCGACAGTACCGGTTGGAACCGCAGATAAAGTAAAAAACAGAATGCTGGAGGTATTAAAAGCCCGTGGTAAGGATTATGAGTTTGACGTCGTATCCAATCCCGAGTTTTTGAAAGAAGGTGCAGCTATTGACGATTTTATGAAACCGGATCGTATCGTCATCGGTACAGACAATCCTAGAACTGCGGAATTGCTCAAAGCGTTGTATGCGCCTTTTAATAGAAGTAGGGAACGAGTCATTGCGATGGATGTCCGTTCTGCAGAGTTGACCAAATATGCCGCTAACGCGATGCTGGCGACTAAGATCAGTTTCATGAATGAATTGGCCAATCTGGCTGAAAAATTAGGCGCCGATATCGAGCATGTGCGACAAGGTATAGGTTCCGACAGCAGAATAGGTTACAGCTTTATTTATCCTGGCTGTGGCTATGGCGGTTCGTGTTTTCCTAAAGATGTTAAAGCATTAGAAAGAACCGCCAAGGAAGTTGGGTACCATGCCGAGCTTTTGTCCGCTGTAGAAAATGTCAATGATCGCCAAAAGCAGCGGTTATTTGAAAAAATTAATGATCATTATCAAGGGAATGTGAAGGGTAAAGTATTTGCCTTATGGGGATTGTCATTCAAACCTAATACCGATGATATGAGAGAAGCCCCCAGTCGGGTATTGATCGATTCGTTGATTGATGCCGGTGCCATAGTCAAAGCCTATGATCCCGAAGCCATGGAAGAAGCGGAGCGCATATACGGCGATAAGTCGGGGCTTGTTTATGCCAAAACTCAAAACGATGCATTCACTGACGCAGATGCTCTGGTTATTGTGACGGAGTGGAAGCAGTTCCGTAGTCCTGATTTTGATCAACTCAGCCGCCATTTAAAAGATAAAGTTATCTTCGACGGCCGTAACATGTATGAGCCTAACATTGTTAGAAATAGCGGTCTGAGCTATTACGCCATTGGCCGTTGAGCAAATTTAGAGTGTGAACTTAGTCAATAATTTGAAATTCTATCTAGTAAATACTCTGTGGCGAATTGTAATTTCTGAAGGAATGTCTAGAGTTTTAATTGAGCGGCATTGAGCGAGCATCAATCACTAAATGCTGTGGTGTATCAATCAAAACTCCTGGAGTAGAAAATGAAATATTTATTGGCTTTATTCGCACTCATTACATTCAACGCCTTTGCTGAACCCGTTAACATTAATACCGCAGACGCAGAGACCATTGCCAATTCACTTAATGGTATTGGAATCAAGAAAGCCGAGGCAATAATCGAACATCGAACAAAAGAAGGTGATTTTAAATCGGTTGATGATCTTGCTAAGGTCAAGGGAATCGGTGAAAAAACTGTAGAAAAAAATAAAGCAGATATTATATTGACGAGCTCACCAAAAAAATAAAAGCATAGCGTCAAAACGAAAACCAGACATCTGGAAAGCTGTCTGGTTTTTTTGTTTATTAAAAAACGGTTTGTTGTTGAGAGAAATAGATAAATCATCTCGGGCATATATAAGTCATTTGTCTGAAATTCTTCTTTTGTGGTAAAAGTCATTAAAAATAT comes from Methylicorpusculum oleiharenae and encodes:
- a CDS encoding EAL domain-containing protein, translated to MEIVYLEDSSVNSNVPPVLNANINEVYLIDRVTSLVDAIKRLEQYPRYQAVLLDFKLPAKDSLELLSYIRSNGIPLAVIVITETSDFESVITAFKAGVDDYLSNDTDFETHFPVKLKAVLTRSNERKDESYFYEKKVEILKKVKDQSELSLEQQTLKASPDRLRNLLAASPIVLYTLKINDSTYSTSWISENIVKDFGYSQIEALAQDWWIKKIHPDDRKRVIVKVDSLLAEGHSVLEYRFFNKQGEFRWVRDDFNVLYDDNGEPVEILGAWLDITEQKLALEALKRSAAVFENTKDGAVITDLSSIIVAVNPAFCEITGYKAEEVLGKCTSILRSCRHDNKFYHDLWEDLINNGHWQGEIWNRRKNGELYPQFLSISTIHDELGHASNYVGVFTDISQIKQSKERLEHLAHYDPLTHLPNRLLIQSRLKHALEVAQRHDNRIAVLFIDLDHFKTVNDSMGHPIGDELLATVAQRLNKRLREEDSLGRLGGDEFLVVIEQMEKTLDAVELALSLLDRIAEPFTLSNGQTVFIGASIGISLFPDDADSVTELIQHSDSAMYLAKNQGRNTYRFYTEDLTRLANERLNLESRLRRALERKEFFLQYQPLIADLTHEIVGVEALLRWNDPEFGIISPNQFIPLTEETGLIIILGEWVLLNACAQAKAWLDNGRPPLYVAVNLSPVQFRNQDMVCLIKKALDETGLPAEYLELEITEGILMEQADQALITLANLKTLGVSLAVDDFGTGYSSLSYLKRFPLDKLKIDRSFVDGLGTDENDQAIVKAVIAMGHSLGIKTLAEGVETTQQLNILKQLGCQFYQGYLFGKPMMPGDIEKVEKIYL
- a CDS encoding thiol:disulfide interchange protein DsbA/DsbL, with amino-acid sequence MLIKKTRNILLMFFLLGFSTLLQAENQGYEVISPAQPTQNPDKIEIIEFFWYGCPHCYHLEPDLNKWLKSKPDNVEFIRMPAVFSSLWEKHAKAYFTAEALGVVDKVHADFFDAIQNKKQTLDTEEALLKFFTSHGVSEADFKNAYGSFLVDAKVRQAKALAPRYGITGVPAIIINGKYKTNGPLAKSQENMINVMNQLIKQESGQ
- a CDS encoding GGDEF domain-containing protein, translated to MNFFNKSDEDKWKEKYLNLLDQQELAEKLSVENEELLCKTVVRLALIAKGFQKPLDPYIDKIYNAVKSGLQNTQLKQDLEALTRAVLTLNEIEEPDSAEVTSLLFEFLVTLYSDETKVEAFRQIEKKQHHNEFKSRNDLFNALLAVTEPTSDSKELHAPESVDSTERIATKTVCSQLLILLNDLEVPFEFEARAQLLRDQLQTSHNAASLKSLLNQFVSLLVSIKNHMELEQNDIQEFLSYITDQLTELGLQASDANAASHQSTLSRNKLDQFVAEQMQDLQKTSASATNLDPLKQIISMRLEAIAQQIKLHREQEEQQRLFAEKQLDELSCRILKMETEAVELKSSLVMAHNKALRDPLTGIGNRISFDERMETEFSRWLRYKTPLSLIIWDIDNFKKINDTFGHKAGDKTLKIIAQLLSENCRNSDFLCRFGGEEFTMLLPNTDSESALTLANKLRMIIERTRFLSSGKTIEITISSGISDFKDNDVPETVFERADQALYQAKNNGRNQCIIG
- a CDS encoding c-type cytochrome; translated protein: MKKKLLALSISLASALTPNLLHAEANSNAGKEKAAACAGCHGEDGNSMVSTFPKLAQQHSSYLIKELKAFKAGTRVNAMMNPLAMGLSDEDIEDIAAYYNSKKISANTLPTLEVNEDDQAEADPNKAAESDINQLIAEGSDLYRNGDIKREVSACIACHGPFGEGNKPAAFPAIKSQHADYLIKTLNDFKSGERSNNPDNMMHMIAKKMTEKEIKSVSYYISMMKP